One window of Corynebacterium accolens genomic DNA carries:
- a CDS encoding Sir2 family NAD-dependent protein deacetylase, with protein sequence MDPAVAHAHQSALRSIARVVEETAPHTEAGQALGDIAKQLRNGPVMVLTGAGVSTASGVPDYRGPRGSLSRHRPMTYQEFRHDPAASHRYWARSFVGWRVMDSAAPNRTHYALVELERAGLVNGVVTQNVDGLHKRAGTARLVTLHGDMETVVCLLCGHYEDRGHFDARLAAANPGYLERLVVERDQVNPDGDVTLDEKDVAAFRMAGCERCGSELLKPDVVYFGEPVPATRRDAAFALLNEASSLLVAGSSLAVMSGYRFVLEAKKQGKRVAVINGGPGRGDKKVDTLWRTQVGPAFDALLDELEI encoded by the coding sequence ATGGATCCCGCTGTAGCCCATGCTCATCAGTCCGCGCTGAGATCGATTGCGCGCGTCGTGGAGGAGACGGCGCCGCATACGGAGGCGGGGCAGGCTTTGGGGGACATCGCCAAGCAGCTGCGTAACGGGCCGGTCATGGTGCTCACTGGGGCGGGGGTATCGACGGCATCGGGGGTGCCGGATTATCGCGGTCCGCGGGGCTCGCTGAGTAGGCACCGGCCAATGACGTATCAGGAATTTCGCCATGATCCGGCCGCTAGCCATAGGTATTGGGCGCGTAGCTTCGTGGGCTGGCGCGTGATGGATTCCGCGGCGCCGAATCGCACGCATTATGCGCTCGTGGAGTTGGAGCGCGCCGGGCTGGTTAATGGAGTGGTCACCCAAAACGTGGATGGCCTGCATAAAAGGGCGGGTACGGCGAGGTTGGTGACGCTGCACGGTGATATGGAAACCGTGGTGTGTCTGCTGTGTGGTCACTATGAGGATCGTGGGCACTTCGATGCGCGCCTAGCGGCCGCGAACCCGGGGTACCTAGAGCGCCTAGTCGTGGAAAGGGACCAAGTTAACCCAGATGGTGACGTGACGCTGGATGAGAAAGACGTTGCGGCGTTCCGGATGGCGGGCTGCGAGCGCTGCGGTTCGGAGCTGCTCAAGCCCGACGTGGTGTATTTTGGCGAGCCAGTGCCAGCCACGCGGCGGGATGCGGCATTTGCGCTATTGAACGAGGCAAGTTCGCTGTTGGTGGCCGGTTCTTCGCTGGCGGTGATGAGCGGTTATCGCTTTGTGCTTGAGGCGAAGAAGCAGGGCAAGCGCGTGGCCGTTATCAATGGCGGGCCAGGCCGCGGGGATAAGAAGGTGGATACGCTGTGGCGCACGCAGGTGGGCCCGGCTTTTGATGCCCTGCTCGATGAGTTGGAGATTTAA
- a CDS encoding esterase/lipase family protein, whose product MAVESLAELKSIISEQLLKFGRVNEEDAPEEKDSPRLGIASPAAASALQDDVADEIVDRLKAEKDKSSPGDSALDADAARTLPLGARTKPRGVFEDDWGARPSDERPWPVILIHGTCDTKGVWQIMGNILRQDGWAVFAPDYGHRATQTIPESSQQLGAYIDTVLAVTGAEKVILVGHSQGGLLARYWMRMDGGAEKVVHLMSISAPNHGTTHGGIASRLIRTQRQEAVIRSIIDGWFGPAGMDQVVGSEVLRDVNRDGDLESGVSYTCIATRSDAVVVPPETCFLDPEGAPEGAVRNIYIQDFDRHAVVMHEDMPMDRRVHAIVRTLLRMVEHTPR is encoded by the coding sequence ATGGCTGTCGAATCTCTTGCAGAGTTGAAAAGTATTATTTCTGAACAACTCCTCAAATTCGGGCGCGTGAACGAAGAAGATGCACCCGAAGAAAAAGATTCGCCACGCCTTGGCATCGCCTCCCCGGCCGCGGCCAGTGCTTTGCAGGATGACGTCGCCGACGAGATCGTTGACCGCCTCAAGGCCGAAAAGGACAAGTCCAGTCCCGGCGATTCCGCCCTCGATGCCGATGCCGCAAGGACCCTGCCCCTCGGCGCACGCACGAAGCCGCGCGGCGTTTTCGAAGACGATTGGGGCGCCCGCCCGAGCGACGAGCGCCCCTGGCCGGTCATCCTGATCCACGGCACCTGCGATACCAAGGGCGTCTGGCAAATTATGGGCAATATCTTGCGCCAAGACGGCTGGGCGGTCTTTGCCCCTGACTACGGTCACCGCGCCACGCAGACCATCCCGGAATCGTCGCAGCAGCTCGGCGCGTATATCGATACCGTGCTCGCCGTCACCGGAGCAGAAAAGGTCATCTTGGTAGGCCACTCCCAGGGCGGACTGCTCGCGCGGTACTGGATGCGCATGGACGGCGGCGCCGAAAAGGTCGTCCACCTCATGAGCATCAGCGCGCCTAATCATGGGACGACCCACGGGGGCATCGCCAGTCGCCTCATTCGCACCCAACGCCAAGAGGCGGTGATCCGCTCCATTATCGATGGCTGGTTTGGCCCCGCCGGCATGGACCAGGTGGTAGGCAGCGAGGTGCTTCGCGATGTCAACCGCGATGGCGACCTCGAATCCGGCGTGAGCTACACCTGCATCGCCACGCGTTCCGATGCCGTCGTCGTCCCGCCCGAAACCTGCTTCCTCGACCCAGAGGGCGCACCTGAAGGTGCGGTGCGCAATATCTATATCCAAGATTTCGACCGCCACGCGGTGGTCATGCACGAAGATATGCCCATGGATAGGCGCGTGCACGCCATCGTGCGCACGCTGCTCAGGATGGTAGAGCACACGCCGCGTTGA
- the amn gene encoding AMP nucleosidase, producing the protein MTDLQHVHSVDEAVTRLIEHYETSCEMAREALASGTLDDYRHVVYPKVTVEIRKWQPIDRSEPFGYVDEAGKYSAVVSKPHIIREYLHEQLTRLTNNYPCDIFVGQSDERIPPEYIKDAPAAPQERGPIPRPTLDEVNDAIIDGEWDAFHGGEKPLFHFGAQRFDIACARIEHYTGIEVDTVQKYILFTNYAMHTTEFVKFGLRELTKEDSRYTALVLPNGETIHPNDAVDLDLDGLTLTSRFQMPRFDLITAGGDGITMINIGVGPSNAKTITDCLAVLRPEAWIMIGHCAGMDGRMRIGDLILGNAYERHDHILDRQVVSSTPIPAIPEVQRMLEAAVDEVYGSDNSLMRTGTVLSTDDRDWEWRTSRDLWEWLRTSTAVAVDMESCALAANGYRYRVPYGTLLSVSDLPLHAVPKLPAQAQAFYSNSKEAHVMCAVRAVEQLAENPERLRTRKLRRTLGEVPFR; encoded by the coding sequence ATGACCGATCTGCAGCATGTCCACTCCGTAGATGAAGCGGTGACTCGCTTAATTGAGCATTATGAAACCTCGTGTGAGATGGCGCGCGAGGCCCTTGCCTCCGGCACCCTCGATGATTATCGCCACGTGGTTTATCCCAAGGTGACAGTGGAGATCCGTAAATGGCAGCCGATTGACCGCTCCGAGCCCTTTGGCTATGTGGACGAGGCCGGCAAGTATTCTGCGGTCGTCTCCAAGCCGCACATCATCCGAGAGTACTTGCACGAGCAGCTGACGCGGCTGACTAACAATTATCCGTGCGATATCTTCGTGGGCCAATCGGATGAGCGCATTCCGCCGGAATACATCAAAGATGCCCCGGCGGCGCCGCAGGAACGCGGCCCCATTCCGCGCCCGACCTTGGATGAGGTCAATGATGCGATTATTGATGGCGAGTGGGATGCGTTTCACGGCGGGGAAAAGCCGCTCTTTCACTTCGGGGCGCAGCGCTTCGATATTGCCTGTGCGCGCATTGAGCATTACACCGGCATCGAGGTCGATACGGTGCAGAAATACATTCTGTTTACCAATTACGCGATGCATACCACGGAATTCGTGAAATTCGGCCTGCGCGAGCTGACCAAGGAGGATTCGCGTTATACGGCGCTGGTATTGCCCAATGGGGAGACCATTCACCCTAATGATGCGGTGGACCTCGACCTGGATGGGCTAACGCTGACCTCGCGCTTTCAGATGCCCCGGTTCGATCTCATTACCGCAGGTGGCGATGGCATCACGATGATCAATATCGGGGTGGGGCCATCGAATGCGAAGACCATTACGGACTGCTTGGCCGTGCTGCGGCCGGAGGCCTGGATCATGATTGGCCACTGCGCCGGCATGGATGGGCGCATGCGCATCGGAGACCTGATCTTGGGCAATGCCTACGAGCGCCACGACCACATCTTGGACCGGCAGGTGGTTTCTTCCACGCCGATTCCGGCCATTCCAGAGGTCCAGCGCATGCTGGAGGCGGCCGTGGATGAGGTCTACGGCAGCGATAATTCGCTCATGCGCACCGGTACGGTGCTATCGACCGATGACCGCGATTGGGAATGGCGCACCAGCCGGGATCTGTGGGAGTGGTTGCGCACTTCTACCGCGGTGGCGGTGGACATGGAATCGTGCGCCTTGGCGGCAAATGGGTACCGCTACCGCGTGCCTTATGGCACGCTGCTTTCCGTATCGGATCTGCCGCTGCACGCCGTGCCGAAGCTGCCGGCGCAGGCCCAGGCGTTTTATTCCAACTCCAAGGAAGCCCACGTCATGTGCGCGGTGCGCGCGGTGGAACAGCTGGCAGAAAACCCGGAACGCCTGCGCACGCGCAAGCTGCGGCGGACGTTGGGAGAGGTTCCTTTCCGGTAG
- a CDS encoding phosphoribosyltransferase, translating to MTENWIHPDRENLTWEVFGEASRNLSEQIVESGWFPDLIVGVARGGLIPAGAIGYAIGVKAMGAINVEFYTDIGQTLDEPIILSPQLDTDSLKGKKVLVVDDVADSGKTLDLVVNFLEETADEVRSAVVYTKPKTIFEPDYSWKKTDKWINFAWSVLPVITADGSFQEGS from the coding sequence GTGACTGAGAATTGGATCCACCCGGACCGGGAGAACCTCACCTGGGAAGTCTTCGGCGAAGCGAGCCGGAATCTTTCGGAGCAAATCGTGGAATCCGGCTGGTTTCCTGATTTGATCGTGGGCGTTGCCCGCGGCGGCCTGATCCCAGCCGGTGCCATTGGTTATGCCATCGGGGTCAAGGCCATGGGCGCTATCAACGTGGAGTTCTACACCGATATTGGCCAGACCTTGGATGAGCCGATCATCTTGTCCCCGCAATTGGATACGGATTCCCTCAAGGGCAAGAAGGTGCTCGTCGTTGATGACGTGGCCGATTCCGGCAAGACCTTGGATCTGGTGGTGAACTTCTTGGAAGAAACCGCCGATGAAGTGCGTTCCGCTGTCGTCTACACCAAGCCGAAGACCATTTTCGAGCCGGATTACTCGTGGAAGAAGACGGATAAGTGGATCAACTTTGCCTGGTCGGTGCTGCCGGTCATCACGGCGGATGGCTCCTTTCAGGAAGGCTCGTAG
- a CDS encoding SulP family inorganic anion transporter gives MINEQPAPTGVIASFRFAFSSPARLRKEVLGGLAVALALIPEVLSFSILAGLDPRVGLYSSVIMAMAIAFTGGRPAMISAAAGAVALVVAPLAHEYGHDYVVAAVLAAGIIQVLLAWVGIAKLMRFIPRSVMTGFVNALGIMMFTAQLPHLIDVPWMVYVLVAIGLAIMIILPRFTQAIPAPLVTIVVVSLIAGAAGWKVPDVADQGELPTTLPGLFIPDIPWNLETLQIIAPYAFGMALVGLMESLLTAKLVDDITDTHSDKTRESFGQGIGNILAAAIGGMGVCAMIGQTMIGVKVSQARTRLSTFLAGAFLLVLCLLFGEAVGRIPMAALVAVMILVAATTVNWHSIRPRTLKLMPLSEILVMLLTVAGTLATHNLAVGVVLGVVAASIGFARRVAHLVEVELVDGYTYVVHGQLFFASSNDLVYAFDYTLDTDFVVVDLSDAEVWDASTVATLDAVQKKYADRGIEVEFRGLDGASAQRLERLSGQLGD, from the coding sequence GTGATTAACGAGCAGCCTGCACCCACCGGCGTCATCGCCAGTTTCCGCTTTGCCTTTTCCTCACCTGCGCGTTTGCGCAAGGAGGTCCTTGGCGGACTGGCGGTGGCGCTTGCTTTGATCCCGGAAGTTTTAAGCTTTTCTATTCTCGCCGGCCTCGACCCGCGGGTGGGGCTGTATTCCTCGGTGATTATGGCGATGGCTATCGCCTTTACCGGCGGGCGCCCCGCCATGATTTCCGCGGCGGCGGGTGCGGTTGCCCTGGTGGTGGCACCGCTCGCGCACGAATATGGGCACGATTACGTGGTGGCGGCGGTGCTTGCGGCCGGTATTATCCAGGTGCTGTTGGCGTGGGTGGGCATCGCCAAGCTCATGCGTTTTATCCCGCGTTCGGTGATGACCGGATTCGTCAATGCACTGGGCATTATGATGTTTACCGCGCAGCTGCCGCACCTTATTGATGTCCCCTGGATGGTCTATGTGCTGGTAGCCATTGGCTTGGCCATCATGATCATTTTGCCGCGGTTTACCCAGGCAATTCCGGCGCCGTTGGTGACCATCGTGGTGGTAAGCCTCATCGCCGGCGCGGCTGGGTGGAAGGTGCCGGATGTTGCGGATCAGGGTGAGCTGCCCACGACGCTGCCAGGGCTTTTCATTCCGGATATTCCCTGGAACCTAGAGACCCTGCAGATCATTGCACCCTATGCCTTTGGGATGGCGCTGGTGGGCCTGATGGAATCGCTGCTGACGGCAAAGCTTGTCGATGACATTACGGATACCCATTCCGATAAGACCCGCGAGTCCTTTGGCCAGGGCATTGGCAATATATTGGCCGCGGCCATTGGTGGCATGGGTGTGTGCGCGATGATTGGCCAGACGATGATCGGCGTCAAGGTATCCCAGGCGCGCACGCGCTTGTCGACGTTCCTCGCCGGCGCCTTCCTCCTCGTGCTGTGCCTGCTTTTCGGCGAGGCGGTAGGCCGCATTCCGATGGCCGCGCTGGTCGCGGTGATGATCCTCGTGGCGGCGACGACGGTCAATTGGCATTCCATCCGCCCGCGCACGCTCAAGCTGATGCCGCTTTCTGAAATCCTCGTCATGCTGCTGACGGTCGCGGGCACGCTGGCCACGCATAACCTGGCGGTAGGAGTGGTCTTAGGCGTGGTGGCTGCATCGATTGGCTTTGCCCGCCGGGTGGCGCACCTCGTGGAGGTTGAGTTGGTAGATGGATATACCTACGTGGTGCATGGCCAACTCTTCTTCGCCTCCTCGAATGATTTGGTTTACGCCTTTGATTACACGCTTGATACGGACTTCGTGGTGGTGGACCTTTCCGATGCCGAGGTCTGGGATGCCTCGACGGTGGCGACGCTGGATGCGGTGCAGAAAAAGTACGCGGATCGCGGCATTGAGGTGGAGTTTCGGGGCCTCGATGGGGCGAGCGCGCAGCGCCTGGAGCGCCTGAGTGGGCAACTGGGTGATTAA
- a CDS encoding ferritin translates to MDEKLQTLLNNQVINEHGAAMVYTQLAYEMDNLSFPGMRDWFMAQASEERVHAQKLADHLLARGYRVELNDIPVGSIKAATPLDAFEASLAHEQKVSEQIREIARVALDIQDLDSRQLIDWFLAEQIEEEDTVSEIIDQIKLVGNDGAGLLRIDSRLANRNS, encoded by the coding sequence ATGGATGAGAAGCTGCAAACTCTGCTAAACAATCAGGTCATTAACGAGCACGGCGCCGCTATGGTCTACACCCAGCTGGCCTACGAGATGGACAACCTGTCCTTCCCGGGCATGCGCGACTGGTTCATGGCTCAGGCTAGCGAAGAGCGCGTCCACGCACAGAAGCTTGCGGATCACCTCTTGGCACGCGGCTACCGCGTAGAGCTTAACGATATCCCGGTTGGCTCCATCAAGGCTGCCACCCCGCTGGATGCGTTCGAGGCTTCCTTGGCACACGAGCAGAAGGTCTCCGAGCAGATCCGCGAGATCGCCCGCGTTGCCCTTGACATCCAGGACTTGGACTCCCGTCAGCTCATTGACTGGTTCCTGGCTGAGCAGATCGAGGAAGAGGACACCGTTTCTGAGATCATCGACCAGATCAAGCTGGTGGGCAACGATGGTGCTGGCCTGCTGCGCATCGATTCCCGTTTGGCTAACCGCAACTCCTAA